The Gammaproteobacteria bacterium genome window below encodes:
- a CDS encoding sterol desaturase family protein translates to MAVWEILAPRRTLNVSKSTRWMNNLGIAALNTIILRLIFPAAAIGMAALAETQGWGVLNYIQSPIWLTLIVSVIIMDAVIYFQHVLVHAVPVLWRLHRVHHADLDFDVTTGSRFHPIEIILSLLIKFATIIVLGPPIIAVVIFEVLLNTTSMFNHANVRIPKSVDRLLRWFIVTPDMHRVHHSVEDDETNSNFGFNLPWWDRLFGTYRNQPRAGHKLMTIGINTFRDRQHCTLLPGMLAMPFIGKITNYTINSRQWDVPNKQN, encoded by the coding sequence ATGGCAGTGTGGGAAATTCTTGCTCCTAGAAGGACTCTTAATGTTTCAAAATCTACACGTTGGATGAATAACCTTGGAATTGCAGCGCTTAACACAATTATTTTACGACTAATATTTCCAGCCGCCGCAATAGGTATGGCGGCATTAGCAGAAACACAGGGCTGGGGCGTATTAAATTATATACAGTCTCCGATCTGGCTTACCTTAATTGTGTCCGTAATTATTATGGATGCTGTAATTTATTTCCAACACGTGTTAGTACACGCTGTCCCTGTGCTTTGGCGATTACATCGAGTTCACCATGCTGACCTCGATTTCGATGTAACCACTGGATCACGCTTCCATCCGATTGAAATTATATTATCCCTGCTTATTAAGTTTGCCACGATTATTGTGCTTGGCCCGCCAATTATTGCGGTTGTGATTTTTGAAGTGCTGCTAAATACCACCAGCATGTTCAACCACGCAAATGTACGTATACCAAAAAGTGTAGATCGACTACTGCGCTGGTTTATCGTGACGCCAGATATGCACCGAGTTCACCATTCTGTTGAAGATGATGAAACGAATAGTAATTTCGGATTTAACTTACCGTGGTGGGACCGATTATTTGGTACCTATCGCAATCAACCACGTGCGGGACATAAACTGATGACTATTGGCATTAATACATTCCGCGATCGTCAACATTGCACCTTGTTACCTGGCATGTTGGCGATGCCATTTATTGGCAAGATCACAAATTACACAATTAATAGCCGTCAATGGGACGTTCCTAATAAACAAAACTAA
- the pnp gene encoding polyribonucleotide nucleotidyltransferase produces MNKITKTFKYGDHDVSLETGEIARQASGAVMVDVGGTTVMVTVVGKKDADPSRDFFPLTVNYQEKTYAAGKIPGGFFKREGRPSEKETLTCRLIDRPIRPLFPNGFMNEVQVIANVVSMNTDINPDIPAMIGTSAALAISGIPFSGPIGAARVAYVDDGYVLNPNYSQLDNSKLDLVVAGTESAVLMVESEAQILSEEVMLGAVMFGHENLQTAITAIKEFAAEVGTPAWDWQAAVADESLATKVNQACATQLGEAYSIAEKMTRQEKVGEARDAVVASLADEENGPSAADVLTAFKKEEKKIVRGRIISGEKRIDGRDQNTVRPISVRTGFLPRTHGSALFTRGETQAVVVTTLGTGRDAQIIDAIEGEYKDMFMLHYNFPPFCVGETGFVGSPKRREIGHGKLAKRGIQAVIPSEEEFPYVLRVVSEITESNGSSSMASVCGTSLSMMDAGVPLKAPVAGIAMGLIKEGDDFAVLSDILGDEDHLGDMDFKVAGTTDGITALQMDIKIEGITKEIMDKALIQAKEGRLFILGEMAKDISSAREEMSEFAPRFTVMKINPDKIRDVIGKGGATIRQLTEETGTTIDIDDEGVIKIASIDKAAGDDAKKRIEEITADVEVGKIYEGKVVKIMDFGAFVSVLPGKDGLVHISQISNERVENVTDELTEGDIIKVKVLEIDKQGRIRLSMKAIEE; encoded by the coding sequence GTGAACAAAATAACTAAGACATTTAAGTACGGCGACCATGATGTATCACTTGAGACTGGCGAGATTGCTAGACAAGCCTCAGGAGCGGTAATGGTTGATGTGGGTGGCACTACAGTTATGGTAACGGTAGTAGGTAAAAAAGATGCTGACCCAAGTCGCGACTTTTTCCCACTTACGGTTAATTACCAAGAGAAGACTTATGCAGCAGGAAAAATTCCTGGTGGCTTCTTTAAACGTGAAGGTCGTCCTAGCGAGAAAGAAACGCTTACTTGTCGCCTAATTGATCGTCCTATTCGCCCACTGTTTCCAAATGGTTTCATGAATGAAGTTCAAGTCATTGCAAACGTTGTTTCGATGAACACTGATATTAATCCTGATATTCCCGCAATGATTGGAACCTCGGCAGCATTGGCGATTTCTGGCATTCCTTTCAGTGGTCCAATAGGTGCAGCACGCGTTGCTTATGTTGATGATGGCTATGTGTTAAACCCAAATTATTCTCAGCTAGACAATTCAAAATTAGATTTAGTGGTTGCCGGTACTGAAAGTGCAGTACTCATGGTTGAGTCTGAAGCGCAAATTCTTTCCGAAGAAGTGATGTTAGGTGCAGTAATGTTTGGACATGAAAATCTGCAAACGGCAATTACTGCAATTAAAGAATTCGCTGCTGAAGTGGGTACCCCAGCATGGGATTGGCAAGCAGCAGTGGCAGATGAATCTCTAGCGACTAAAGTGAATCAAGCATGTGCTACACAATTAGGTGAAGCGTATAGCATTGCTGAAAAGATGACTCGCCAAGAAAAAGTCGGCGAAGCACGTGATGCAGTAGTGGCGTCGTTAGCAGATGAAGAGAATGGACCAAGTGCAGCAGATGTATTGACTGCATTCAAAAAAGAAGAAAAGAAAATTGTACGCGGTCGAATTATTTCTGGCGAAAAACGCATTGATGGTCGTGATCAGAATACGGTTCGCCCTATTAGTGTTCGCACAGGATTTTTACCACGCACACACGGTAGTGCCTTATTTACTCGTGGTGAAACTCAAGCGGTTGTAGTGACTACTCTAGGTACAGGTCGTGATGCACAAATTATTGATGCAATCGAAGGTGAATATAAAGATATGTTCATGTTGCATTACAACTTTCCTCCATTCTGTGTAGGTGAAACGGGTTTTGTGGGTTCACCTAAACGTCGCGAGATTGGTCACGGAAAATTAGCTAAACGCGGTATTCAAGCGGTTATACCTAGTGAAGAAGAATTCCCTTATGTTCTACGTGTTGTATCAGAAATTACAGAGTCTAATGGTTCCAGTTCTATGGCGAGTGTATGTGGTACCAGTTTGTCTATGATGGATGCAGGTGTACCGTTAAAAGCACCAGTCGCAGGTATTGCTATGGGCTTAATCAAAGAAGGTGATGACTTTGCGGTTTTGAGCGACATCTTGGGTGATGAAGATCATCTTGGCGACATGGATTTCAAAGTTGCAGGTACTACTGACGGTATTACTGCTTTGCAAATGGATATTAAGATCGAAGGCATTACCAAAGAAATTATGGATAAAGCCCTCATTCAAGCTAAAGAAGGTCGTTTATTTATTCTTGGTGAAATGGCGAAAGACATATCCTCTGCACGTGAAGAAATGTCAGAATTTGCACCACGCTTTACCGTGATGAAAATCAACCCAGATAAGATTCGCGATGTAATTGGTAAAGGTGGCGCAACGATTCGTCAGCTTACTGAAGAAACTGGCACTACCATTGATATCGATGACGAAGGTGTAATTAAGATTGCATCGATTGATAAAGCTGCAGGCGACGATGCGAAGAAACGTATCGAAGAAATCACGGCTGATGTTGAAGTGGGTAAAATATATGAAGGTAAAGTCGTAAAGATTATGGACTTCGGTGCTTTTGTAAGTGTGTTGCCGGGTAAAGATGGATTGGTTCATATCTCACAAATTTCAAATGAGCGCGTTGAAAATGTTACGGACGAATTAACAGAAGGCGACATCATTAAAGTAAAAGTGCTTGAGATTGATAAGCAAGGGCGCATTCGTTTAAGTATGAAGGCTATAGAAGAATAA
- the rpsO gene encoding 30S ribosomal protein S15 yields MTITAQDKSEIVKKYQRESTDTGSPEVQVALLSARITHLSDHFSKHKKDHHSRHGLLKMVNHRRKLLDYLRSKDQKRYQDLIGSLGLRR; encoded by the coding sequence ATGACCATTACAGCACAAGACAAGTCAGAAATCGTAAAGAAATATCAACGAGAAAGTACCGATACCGGTTCACCCGAAGTGCAAGTAGCACTCCTATCTGCGCGTATCACCCATTTAAGCGATCATTTCAGCAAGCACAAGAAAGACCATCACTCACGTCATGGCTTATTAAAGATGGTAAATCACCGTCGCAAACTTCTTGATTACTTGCGTTCAAAAGATCAAAAAAGATATCAAGATTTAATTGGCTCTCTTGGTTTAAGACGCTAA
- the truB gene encoding tRNA pseudouridine(55) synthase TruB, with product MSRRKNKGRALNGLLLFDKPAGESSNLVLQKVKRIFNAAKAGHTGTLDPLATGLLVICFGRTTKISDYLLAVDKQYRVVLKLGVTTDSADADGVILEQRDASKVTKNQILQHAASLTGSIEQIPPMYSALKYQGSRLYELARKGIEVERAPRKVEIHNFELIEQQQDLVTMQVHCSKGTYIRTLVEDLGKLLLCGAHVVELRRTSLGPFTDPKMYCLEELEQFSERGFPDLDQTLLPTDHALQDWPAISIGEDQMVDIRNGHAMRLANLPAQGLVRIYEANQQFYGIGTIREDGRMAPKPLY from the coding sequence GTGTCAAGAAGGAAAAATAAAGGTCGTGCGCTGAATGGTTTGTTACTTTTTGATAAACCAGCTGGTGAATCATCTAACCTCGTACTGCAAAAAGTAAAACGCATCTTTAATGCTGCAAAAGCGGGCCACACTGGAACCTTAGATCCTTTGGCAACAGGCTTGTTAGTGATCTGTTTTGGTCGCACAACAAAAATTTCTGATTACCTGTTAGCCGTAGACAAACAATACCGAGTCGTTCTAAAACTAGGAGTGACTACAGATTCAGCTGATGCAGACGGTGTAATTCTGGAGCAACGGGATGCTTCTAAGGTTACTAAAAATCAAATCCTGCAACATGCTGCAAGCCTAACCGGTAGCATTGAACAAATCCCGCCTATGTATTCTGCTTTAAAGTACCAAGGTTCACGTTTATATGAGTTGGCTAGAAAAGGCATTGAAGTCGAGCGAGCACCTAGGAAAGTAGAGATTCACAATTTTGAGTTGATAGAACAGCAACAAGACTTGGTTACCATGCAAGTGCACTGTTCAAAGGGCACGTATATTCGAACCTTGGTCGAAGATCTTGGAAAATTATTGTTATGCGGTGCGCACGTGGTGGAATTAAGGCGCACTTCATTAGGGCCTTTTACTGATCCAAAAATGTATTGCCTTGAGGAGTTAGAGCAGTTTTCTGAACGAGGGTTTCCAGATTTAGATCAGACATTACTGCCAACCGACCATGCACTACAAGATTGGCCGGCAATATCAATCGGTGAGGATCAAATGGTAGATATACGTAATGGGCACGCTATGCGCCTTGCCAATTTACCTGCACAAGGGCTGGTGAGGATATATGAAGCGAACCAGCAATTTTATGGAATAGGTACAATTCGAGAAGACGGACGTATGGCTCCAAAACCCCTTTATTGA
- the rbfA gene encoding 30S ribosome-binding factor RbfA, producing the protein MQRESSRPLRIGEQLRRELTLMLRNEVKDPRVADIIIYDVVVSKDLGTAKVYFSPMDIQQDAAEMIKGLQSASGYLRTQLSKILSLRKMPELRFIVDDTEAKGDRIEQLIQKSLNKQ; encoded by the coding sequence ATGCAACGAGAATCATCCAGGCCTCTACGCATCGGCGAGCAACTTCGTCGCGAACTTACTTTAATGTTACGTAATGAAGTTAAAGATCCACGTGTTGCTGATATCATTATTTACGATGTGGTAGTTAGTAAAGATCTCGGAACTGCAAAAGTGTATTTCAGTCCGATGGATATACAACAAGATGCAGCAGAGATGATTAAAGGTCTGCAAAGTGCTAGTGGTTATTTGCGAACACAATTAAGTAAAATTCTAAGTTTGCGCAAAATGCCTGAGTTACGATTTATTGTTGACGATACGGAAGCTAAAGGTGATCGAATCGAGCAACTGATTCAAAAAAGCCTTAATAAGCAATAA
- the infB gene encoding translation initiation factor IF-2, with protein sequence MSEVTVKQLADVVKTPVEKLLVQLSEAGLEFNAADQVVSDEQKMQLLDHLRNNRSKAAEESSSEPASEGKKITLRRKSTSTLKVGGSTGRNATGGSTVNVEVRKKRTYVKRSVVLEEAAKEEEQRAEEQAEKEAKIAAQLEQVEATKAAEEQAKQQAQQEELEKQKTPEQEAVAQDVVEKEKATDPVGIRVVTPAPEKPEEDKKPASKKPSKTKRQELHVASDKRGKRKAKPKHRRPGKVAPSDKHQFEKPSEPVKREILVPENISVADLAQKMAIKAAEVVGVMMKMGVMATINQILDQDTAILVVEEMGHEAKPMEASSVEDTVLQVEYDDSKALVRNPVVTVMGHVDHGKTSLLDYIRRTKVASGEAGGITQHIGAYSVSTDKGTITFLDTPGHAAFTAMRARGAKATDIVVLVAAADDGVMPQTKEAVEHSRAAGVPMIVAVNKTDKQDADPERVRNELSALEVLPEEWGGDTIFLNVSALTGAGIDELLEAISLQAEILELKAVDHGPASGVVIESSLDKGRGPVATVLVQQGMLSKGDMLLTGEEFGRVRAMFDENGNEVETAGPSTPVMVLGLSGAANAGEDAIVVANERKVREIVDVRKSKSRDTKFASQQATKLEDAFSQMGGSVAATVNVMIKADVQGSAEALKDALEKLSTEEVRVKIVMAAVGGINESDVNLAEASKAVMIGFNVRADGAAKRTASDVDVEIRYYSIIYEAIDDVKLAMSGMLTPELREEIIGLAEVKDVFRSSKMGAVAGTQVVEGVIKRGNPIRVLRDNVVVFEGELESLRRHKDDVNEVKSGTECGIAVKNYNDVLPGDQIEVYERTEIARTI encoded by the coding sequence ATGAGTGAAGTTACTGTAAAACAACTAGCGGACGTAGTTAAAACTCCAGTTGAGAAATTGCTAGTTCAGCTTTCAGAAGCAGGATTGGAGTTTAATGCTGCAGATCAAGTGGTTTCCGACGAGCAAAAAATGCAATTGCTAGACCATTTGCGTAACAATCGTAGTAAGGCTGCTGAGGAATCTTCCAGTGAACCTGCTAGTGAAGGTAAAAAGATTACGTTACGTAGGAAAAGCACTTCTACTTTGAAAGTGGGTGGTTCTACAGGTAGAAACGCTACAGGTGGAAGTACAGTTAATGTTGAGGTTCGCAAAAAACGCACCTATGTGAAGCGAAGTGTGGTTCTGGAAGAAGCGGCGAAAGAAGAAGAGCAGCGCGCTGAAGAACAAGCAGAGAAGGAGGCTAAAATTGCAGCGCAATTAGAGCAAGTAGAAGCTACGAAAGCGGCTGAAGAACAAGCTAAACAGCAAGCTCAACAAGAAGAGCTCGAAAAGCAAAAAACACCCGAGCAAGAAGCGGTTGCTCAAGATGTGGTCGAGAAGGAAAAAGCAACTGATCCCGTTGGAATAAGAGTGGTTACTCCTGCACCTGAAAAACCTGAAGAAGATAAAAAACCTGCATCTAAGAAGCCTAGTAAAACAAAGCGCCAAGAATTACATGTAGCAAGTGATAAGCGTGGTAAGCGCAAAGCAAAACCTAAGCACCGTCGCCCAGGGAAGGTCGCTCCTAGTGATAAACATCAGTTCGAAAAGCCAAGTGAGCCAGTTAAGCGTGAAATTTTAGTGCCAGAAAATATTTCGGTTGCTGATCTTGCACAAAAGATGGCGATTAAAGCTGCTGAAGTGGTTGGAGTGATGATGAAAATGGGCGTAATGGCCACCATCAACCAAATTCTTGATCAAGATACTGCGATCCTTGTGGTAGAGGAAATGGGTCACGAAGCAAAACCGATGGAAGCTTCAAGTGTAGAAGACACTGTGTTGCAGGTTGAATATGATGATTCAAAAGCGCTGGTTAGAAACCCTGTAGTAACGGTCATGGGTCATGTTGATCACGGTAAAACTTCTTTACTGGATTATATTCGCCGAACCAAAGTGGCATCGGGTGAGGCAGGTGGAATTACTCAGCATATTGGTGCCTATAGCGTTAGCACCGATAAAGGAACGATTACTTTCCTCGATACACCAGGTCATGCTGCCTTTACTGCAATGCGTGCAAGAGGAGCAAAAGCCACGGATATTGTTGTTTTAGTTGCAGCGGCAGATGATGGTGTAATGCCGCAAACAAAAGAAGCTGTGGAACACTCGCGTGCTGCTGGCGTGCCGATGATTGTCGCGGTAAATAAAACAGATAAACAAGATGCTGATCCAGAACGTGTGCGTAATGAGCTCTCTGCATTAGAAGTGTTACCAGAAGAATGGGGTGGCGATACGATCTTTTTGAATGTCTCAGCACTTACAGGCGCAGGTATAGATGAATTGCTAGAAGCTATTTCATTGCAAGCTGAAATTCTTGAATTAAAAGCCGTAGATCACGGTCCTGCCTCAGGTGTAGTGATTGAATCAAGTTTAGATAAAGGTCGTGGGCCAGTTGCAACCGTATTAGTGCAACAAGGGATGTTATCTAAAGGCGATATGCTGTTAACCGGTGAAGAGTTTGGCCGTGTTCGTGCCATGTTTGATGAAAACGGTAATGAAGTTGAAACCGCAGGGCCATCTACACCCGTAATGGTTTTAGGATTATCCGGCGCAGCCAATGCAGGTGAGGATGCCATCGTTGTTGCCAATGAGCGCAAGGTGCGTGAAATTGTTGATGTACGTAAAAGCAAATCAAGAGATACGAAATTTGCTTCGCAACAAGCTACTAAACTCGAAGACGCATTCAGTCAGATGGGTGGAAGTGTTGCCGCTACGGTTAACGTTATGATTAAAGCGGATGTTCAAGGTAGTGCGGAAGCGTTGAAAGATGCCCTTGAAAAGCTTTCCACAGAGGAGGTTAGAGTTAAGATTGTAATGGCAGCTGTGGGTGGAATTAATGAATCTGATGTAAATTTAGCCGAAGCATCTAAAGCGGTAATGATTGGTTTTAATGTGCGAGCTGATGGTGCTGCAAAGAGAACTGCATCTGATGTAGATGTCGAGATTCGTTATTACAGCATTATTTATGAAGCGATTGATGATGTGAAGTTGGCTATGAGCGGAATGCTTACACCAGAGCTGCGCGAAGAAATTATTGGTCTTGCTGAAGTTAAAGATGTATTTAGATCATCGAAGATGGGTGCAGTGGCGGGTACGCAAGTAGTTGAAGGTGTCATTAAGCGCGGTAATCCAATTCGTGTATTACGTGATAATGTGGTTGTATTTGAAGGCGAATTAGAATCGTTGCGTCGTCATAAGGATGATGTGAATGAAGTTAAATCGGGTACAGAGTGCGGCATCGCAGTTAAAAACTATAATGATGTTTTGCCAGGAGATCAGATAGAAGTATACGAACGTACAGAAATTGCCAGAACGATTTAA
- the nusA gene encoding transcription termination/antitermination protein NusA, which translates to MNKEILLVADAVSNEKGVEKDIIFQAIEAALATAARKKHGMEMDIRVEINRETGDYESFRRWEVLDDEDPEFDSTETQILYSYAIQNHPEMQIGEFIEQPIESVAFGRIAAHTAKQVIVQKIREAERAQIVDIFQDRVGELVMGVVKRSDHSGTFIDLGSNAEGFISREHMIAREAMRPGDRVRAFLYEVREEVRGPQLFLTRTAPEFLIELFKLEVPEVGQGLIEVLSAARDSGLRAKIAVKSNDPRLDPVGACVGMRGSRVQSVSNELAGERIDIILWDENSAQYVINAMSPAAVTSIVVDEDKNSMDIAVEDEKLSQAIGRGGQNVKLASQLTGWELNVMTEGQAEEKSETETREIVEMFMSQLDVDEEVAVILAQEGFSSVEEVAYVPPKELVEVEEFEEEMVEELRARARDVLLTTALVTEEKFADVEPSADLLNMEGMDKDLAFELACRGISTMEDLAEQSVDELLEIEGLDSERAGSLIMLARAPWFENEGATT; encoded by the coding sequence ATGAACAAAGAAATTTTACTTGTAGCCGATGCTGTCTCTAATGAGAAAGGCGTCGAAAAAGATATTATTTTTCAAGCTATCGAAGCGGCTCTGGCGACTGCAGCGCGCAAGAAACATGGCATGGAAATGGATATACGTGTGGAGATTAACCGTGAGACGGGTGATTACGAATCTTTTCGGCGTTGGGAAGTGCTGGACGACGAAGATCCAGAATTTGATTCGACTGAAACGCAGATACTTTACAGCTATGCCATTCAGAATCATCCGGAAATGCAAATTGGCGAGTTCATAGAACAACCAATTGAATCTGTAGCCTTTGGTCGAATTGCTGCACACACTGCAAAGCAAGTAATCGTTCAAAAAATCCGTGAAGCTGAGCGTGCACAAATTGTAGATATATTTCAAGACCGTGTCGGTGAATTGGTTATGGGCGTGGTAAAGCGAAGCGATCATTCTGGAACCTTTATAGATTTAGGTAGTAATGCAGAAGGGTTTATTTCACGTGAACACATGATTGCGCGTGAGGCAATGCGACCTGGTGATCGAGTGCGAGCATTCTTGTATGAGGTTCGTGAGGAAGTGCGTGGCCCGCAACTATTTTTAACTAGAACGGCTCCTGAGTTTTTAATTGAGCTATTTAAATTAGAAGTTCCAGAAGTTGGGCAAGGTTTAATTGAAGTGCTTTCTGCGGCAAGAGACTCAGGTTTGCGTGCCAAAATCGCAGTTAAATCTAATGACCCGCGATTGGATCCAGTCGGTGCGTGTGTTGGTATGCGAGGTTCTCGAGTGCAGTCAGTGTCTAACGAACTGGCCGGTGAACGTATTGACATTATTCTTTGGGATGAAAATTCTGCGCAATACGTTATCAATGCTATGTCTCCTGCAGCAGTAACTTCTATTGTTGTTGATGAAGACAAGAACAGTATGGATATTGCAGTTGAAGATGAAAAATTATCTCAAGCTATTGGTCGTGGCGGCCAAAACGTAAAACTAGCTAGTCAATTAACCGGCTGGGAGTTAAACGTAATGACTGAGGGTCAAGCGGAAGAAAAAAGTGAAACTGAAACGCGAGAAATTGTTGAGATGTTCATGTCTCAACTTGATGTGGATGAAGAAGTTGCAGTGATTCTAGCTCAAGAAGGATTTTCGAGTGTTGAAGAAGTGGCTTATGTTCCACCCAAAGAATTAGTAGAAGTAGAAGAATTTGAGGAAGAGATGGTGGAGGAATTACGCGCTCGTGCTAGAGACGTTTTACTTACTACTGCGTTAGTAACAGAAGAAAAGTTTGCCGATGTGGAGCCATCTGCCGATTTGCTAAATATGGAGGGCATGGATAAAGATCTAGCCTTCGAATTGGCCTGTAGAGGTATTTCTACTATGGAAGATTTAGCAGAGCAGTCTGTTGATGAGCTGTTGGAAATTGAAGGTTTAGATTCTGAGCGCGCAGGTTCGTTGATTATGTTGGCGCGAGCACCGTGGTTTGAAAATGAAGGCGCTACAACGTAA
- a CDS encoding ribosome maturation factor RimP: MGYNFWGLEYQASENTAQIRIFIDHGEGITLDDCSRVSQQLSAVLDVEDPVQVPYTLEISSPGINRKLFSTEQMKDAVGSKVKVKTTWPIDERRNIRGILINADDVQLTVVTQEGKEFLVPIEAIKNAKLDLDIDPNLSTKN, from the coding sequence ATGGGATACAACTTCTGGGGATTAGAGTACCAAGCAAGTGAAAATACGGCACAGATACGAATATTTATTGATCATGGTGAAGGTATAACATTAGATGATTGTTCGCGAGTAAGTCAGCAACTTAGTGCTGTGCTGGATGTAGAAGATCCTGTGCAAGTGCCATATACCTTGGAGATTTCCTCTCCTGGTATAAATCGAAAGCTGTTTAGTACCGAGCAAATGAAAGATGCAGTTGGAAGTAAGGTGAAAGTCAAAACAACTTGGCCAATAGATGAGCGACGAAATATACGTGGGATATTGATAAATGCGGATGATGTGCAACTAACGGTAGTTACACAAGAAGGTAAAGAGTTTTTAGTGCCAATTGAGGCAATAAAAAATGCGAAATTAGATTTGGATATTGATCCGAATCTGAGCACTAAAAATTAA
- a CDS encoding group 1 truncated hemoglobin translates to MSGASLYDRLGGGDKLRNIVADVWANHTSNPKVKNRYVNSDGEKVKQVVWEFFCSGIGGPQEYTGQDMLTAHTGMNINDEEFVAVCDDVLAALDKNNVAQGEKDEVLCILYSMKADIVDV, encoded by the coding sequence ATGAGTGGAGCAAGTTTATATGACCGTCTTGGCGGCGGTGACAAGTTAAGAAATATCGTTGCGGATGTATGGGCTAACCATACCAGCAACCCTAAGGTTAAGAATCGCTATGTGAATAGTGATGGCGAAAAAGTTAAGCAGGTTGTTTGGGAATTCTTCTGTTCCGGAATTGGCGGACCTCAAGAATACACGGGTCAAGATATGCTTACTGCGCATACTGGAATGAATATTAATGATGAAGAATTTGTTGCGGTTTGTGATGATGTCTTAGCAGCGCTTGATAAGAACAATGTAGCCCAAGGTGAGAAAGATGAAGTGCTTTGCATTCTTTATTCAATGAAGGCTGACATAGTAGATGTATAA
- a CDS encoding DUF1840 family protein gives MLITFETKAYANITMFGDVAIKLIKSMGHSGAVPGVIQIDDLPKALEQLQSSVRAEMAIDQDCEQGQASDDSENYVSIDKRARPLIELLEAAIEQNTDVLWDE, from the coding sequence ATGCTCATCACATTTGAAACCAAAGCCTACGCAAATATCACTATGTTTGGTGATGTGGCTATTAAGCTCATTAAGTCTATGGGCCATAGTGGTGCTGTACCAGGAGTTATTCAAATAGATGATTTGCCAAAGGCATTAGAACAGCTGCAAAGCTCGGTGCGTGCAGAGATGGCTATTGATCAAGATTGTGAACAAGGCCAGGCATCAGATGATAGTGAAAATTATGTGAGTATCGATAAGCGAGCTAGACCGCTTATAGAGTTACTTGAAGCTGCTATTGAACAAAATACGGATGTTCTGTGGGATGAATAA